Proteins encoded in a region of the Spirochaeta lutea genome:
- a CDS encoding methyl-accepting chemotaxis protein: MILKKELSRIYRGSDIEDRLRAPSLGTIVLLYAAVYITAVIVQLVSGRGIDPVMIGLPLLLGLTLLPLIRGKLNIAVWAAMILLFGGTLGNQVLQLSQGSSTEILSMVISDVSLVLVVAILIKNRKISYVLYGLIGVWFLTMLLIGQFSAGSSDVVSGATNWQENVQADYFSALYSLVLNLVLVATLRRNLELIITHSETQRDMVKTREESARRLIESTSNQFSLYEDLDSHSGTAETAARGIESSVSEIAQRIEVLQQSSRQLEEALSHTGSSFAKLKNSAQDQMSHVTQSSAAVEQMVASIGSVRTVVENRQESAERLRGAAQEGSQTLSAASATSKDVMASIGNINDMIAIISNIASQTNLLAMNAAIEAAHAGDAGRGFAVVADEIRKLAESSGSSAKTIKGTLKELIQGIEESNRVVQSSSDSFSQITEDIESVIQALQEINHSTQELAAGSKEILESTGVLNQTTASLGDTLKQVEEDHGKMSRASESITQATGQVAQGSEIIGTRGQEIQGVIDEIRRVARTMKQKGEELKEAIADAQHS, encoded by the coding sequence ATGATACTGAAAAAGGAATTATCCCGGATATACCGGGGCAGCGACATTGAGGATAGGCTCCGAGCTCCGTCCCTGGGTACTATCGTGCTACTCTATGCCGCGGTGTACATCACTGCGGTAATCGTCCAGCTGGTGTCCGGCCGGGGGATTGATCCGGTGATGATCGGGCTTCCGCTTCTCCTGGGCCTCACCCTGCTCCCCTTAATCAGGGGGAAGTTGAATATTGCGGTTTGGGCGGCGATGATTCTGCTCTTCGGCGGCACCCTGGGAAATCAGGTGCTGCAGCTCTCCCAGGGAAGCTCCACCGAGATCCTGAGTATGGTGATCAGCGACGTTAGTCTGGTGCTGGTCGTTGCAATACTGATTAAGAATCGGAAGATCAGCTATGTTCTGTACGGCCTCATTGGGGTGTGGTTTTTAACCATGCTGCTCATCGGCCAGTTTTCCGCCGGTAGCTCCGATGTCGTATCCGGGGCAACCAACTGGCAGGAGAACGTCCAGGCCGACTATTTTAGCGCCCTGTACTCCCTGGTCCTGAACCTCGTGTTGGTGGCAACCCTCCGGAGAAACCTTGAGCTTATCATTACCCACTCGGAGACCCAGCGGGATATGGTGAAAACCCGGGAGGAGAGCGCCCGGCGGCTCATCGAATCCACCAGTAACCAGTTTTCTCTCTATGAAGACCTGGACAGCCACAGCGGTACGGCCGAGACTGCGGCCCGGGGCATCGAGTCCTCGGTATCGGAAATCGCCCAGCGGATTGAGGTACTCCAGCAGAGCAGCCGCCAGCTGGAAGAAGCGCTTTCCCACACCGGCAGCAGCTTCGCCAAACTCAAGAACTCAGCCCAGGACCAGATGAGCCACGTAACCCAGTCGAGTGCGGCGGTGGAACAGATGGTCGCTTCTATCGGGAGCGTCCGTACCGTAGTGGAGAATCGTCAGGAAAGCGCTGAACGGCTGCGGGGTGCTGCTCAGGAGGGCAGTCAGACCCTTAGCGCTGCCTCTGCTACCAGCAAAGACGTTATGGCATCCATCGGGAATATCAATGATATGATAGCCATCATCTCCAACATCGCCAGCCAGACCAACCTTCTGGCGATGAACGCAGCTATCGAGGCGGCCCATGCAGGTGATGCCGGCCGGGGGTTCGCGGTAGTTGCTGATGAAATCCGCAAACTTGCCGAGTCCAGCGGCTCCAGTGCGAAAACCATCAAGGGGACCCTGAAGGAGCTTATCCAGGGGATCGAAGAATCGAACCGGGTGGTTCAAAGCTCCTCGGACTCCTTTTCCCAGATTACCGAGGATATCGAGTCGGTTATCCAGGCCCTGCAGGAGATCAATCATAGCACCCAGGAACTGGCGGCAGGAAGCAAGGAGATTCTGGAGAGTACCGGCGTGTTGAATCAGACCACGGCTTCCCTGGGCGATACCCTGAAGCAGGTGGAAGAGGACCATGGTAAAATGTCCAGGGCCAGTGAATCCATTACCCAAGCCACCGGGCAGGTAGCCCAGGGCTCGGAGATTATCGGAACCCGGGGTCAGGAGATTCAGGGGGTGATTGACGAAATACGCCGGGTTGCCCGGACTATGAAGCAGAAGGGAGAGGAGCTCAAGGAGGCTATCGCCGACGCCCAGCACTCCTGA
- a CDS encoding RrF2 family transcriptional regulator, whose translation MRITTKGRYALRAMTNLALSDTTKPKAIKSIAAEEEISPEFLEQIFFKLKKAGVISSVRGPGGGFILHQQPREITVRAIFEAVDEGLDLTPCTSCSDDAIPCTKMDTCLVHNVWKEASEKINSFFDSITLQKIMDDAQNSEVNNLLSGEDVKIG comes from the coding sequence ATGAGAATTACTACCAAGGGACGGTATGCGCTCCGCGCAATGACGAACCTCGCCCTTTCTGACACCACCAAACCAAAAGCAATCAAATCCATTGCCGCAGAAGAGGAAATCTCTCCTGAGTTTCTGGAGCAAATCTTTTTTAAACTAAAAAAAGCGGGGGTCATCAGCTCCGTCCGGGGTCCCGGCGGTGGATTCATCCTCCACCAGCAACCCCGGGAGATTACCGTCAGGGCCATCTTCGAAGCCGTGGACGAAGGACTGGATCTCACCCCCTGTACCAGCTGCAGCGACGATGCCATCCCCTGCACCAAAATGGACACCTGCCTGGTCCATAATGTATGGAAAGAAGCCAGCGAAAAGATAAACAGCTTTTTCGACAGCATCACCCTCCAGAAAATCATGGATGACGCGCAAAACTCGGAGGTGAACAATCTCCTATCCGGTGAGGACGTTAAAATAGGATAG
- the efp gene encoding elongation factor P has translation MIKGGQISKGMCLIMKGAPYLVVEREFVNPGKGAAFSRLKLKNLKDGSVLKETVKSNDNVEEADVHEKNAQYMYADGEVLHFMDNDTYDQFEVPVQGMEDKTPYLREGDSYKIVFWEANAIDIILPMKMVFVVTEAPEAIKGDTVTGATKLVTCETGLQVKCPIFIKEGEKIMVNTETGDYVERVNS, from the coding sequence ATGATAAAAGGCGGTCAGATAAGCAAGGGAATGTGCCTCATTATGAAGGGTGCACCCTACCTGGTAGTAGAGCGGGAATTTGTTAACCCCGGAAAGGGTGCGGCCTTCTCCCGGCTCAAACTCAAGAACCTGAAGGACGGCTCGGTTCTCAAAGAAACCGTAAAATCCAACGACAACGTCGAGGAAGCGGATGTTCACGAAAAAAACGCCCAGTACATGTATGCCGACGGCGAGGTGCTCCACTTCATGGACAACGATACCTACGACCAGTTTGAGGTACCGGTCCAGGGCATGGAGGATAAAACACCCTATCTCAGAGAAGGCGACAGCTACAAAATCGTATTCTGGGAGGCGAATGCCATCGACATCATCCTACCCATGAAAATGGTATTTGTGGTCACTGAGGCTCCCGAGGCTATTAAGGGTGATACCGTTACCGGTGCTACCAAGTTGGTCACCTGCGAGACGGGCCTTCAGGTAAAATGCCCCATCTTCATCAAAGAGGGCGAAAAAATCATGGTCAACACCGAAACGGGCGACTACGTTGAGCGTGTAAACAGCTAG
- a CDS encoding amino acid--tRNA ligase-related protein has product MNMSPETYRARTRIIQAVRDFFTSRDYLEITPPILSPRVIPEATIPLFSTAYRIPGADDREAQPLYLLPSPEYYLKQLLSRDWGNLFSISPCFRNQEVLTRAHSLEFTMLEYYSVQKDYRDSIALTQELFASLPLGIQGDFHAPEPPTPSGGSFDSASAWPGPGGLHRDFHILTMEDAFTQILGRDLASAADPDHPDQARTGLAAMASSLDMGVQPDESWDDIFQRIFLTHIEPELPQDRPLVLLDYPYLVPSTAKRKPGTPWAERWELYAGGLEVANVYTEESDPGVTRLFMERELAQLRRQGSPVQGDPEFVSVAGSLPRCSGGALGIDRLVMLALGLDHIAQVTLFPLHSSLDRD; this is encoded by the coding sequence ATGAACATGAGCCCCGAAACCTACCGCGCCCGGACCCGGATCATCCAGGCGGTCCGCGATTTTTTCACCAGCCGGGACTACCTCGAAATTACCCCGCCCATCCTCAGCCCCAGGGTCATCCCCGAGGCAACCATTCCCCTATTCTCTACCGCCTACCGCATCCCCGGTGCCGATGACCGGGAGGCCCAGCCCCTGTACCTGCTGCCCAGCCCGGAATACTACCTCAAACAGCTCCTCTCCCGGGATTGGGGAAATCTCTTTTCCATCTCTCCGTGCTTCCGAAACCAGGAGGTCTTAACCCGGGCCCATTCCCTGGAATTCACCATGCTGGAATACTACAGCGTCCAAAAAGACTACCGTGATTCCATCGCCCTGACCCAGGAACTCTTTGCCAGCCTCCCCTTGGGTATTCAGGGTGATTTCCATGCCCCTGAGCCCCCAACCCCCTCTGGCGGTAGTTTTGATTCCGCCTCGGCCTGGCCCGGCCCCGGGGGATTACACCGGGATTTCCATATCCTCACCATGGAAGACGCCTTCACACAGATCCTCGGCCGGGATCTGGCATCTGCCGCCGATCCTGATCACCCCGACCAGGCTCGGACGGGGTTGGCTGCCATGGCGAGCAGCCTGGATATGGGTGTTCAACCCGATGAGTCGTGGGATGACATCTTCCAGCGGATCTTTTTAACCCACATCGAACCGGAGCTTCCCCAGGACCGGCCGCTGGTTCTCCTGGACTATCCCTACCTGGTACCCAGTACCGCAAAACGCAAACCTGGTACTCCCTGGGCTGAACGCTGGGAGCTCTATGCGGGAGGGTTGGAGGTTGCCAACGTTTATACCGAAGAAAGCGATCCCGGGGTAACCAGGCTGTTCATGGAACGGGAGCTTGCCCAGCTACGCCGTCAGGGCAGCCCCGTTCAGGGCGACCCGGAGTTTGTTTCCGTAGCCGGATCCCTGCCCCGGTGTTCCGGGGGTGCTCTGGGGATTGACCGCCTGGTTATGCTCGCCCTGGGGTTGGACCACATTGCCCAGGTGACCCTCTTTCCCCTCCACAGCAGCCTGGATCGGGACTAA
- a CDS encoding MalY/PatB family protein produces MSIQFYNRRGTGSIKWDRIGEDVLPLWVADMDVASPEVITEAISRRLQHPVFGYTDPDDEFFRSFAEWTARRQGWRPERKWQLYAPGMMPAVRALVAGFAEPSQGVIVQSPVYHPFFTAVTGQGRKLLENPLVRREDGGYEMNLRELEQLAALPDARVLLLCSPHNPVGRVWTVGELEAMMNIVVEHNLVVVADEIHGDLILPGNRFESLGRFLTREPWADRAEDSVVVLQSPGKTFNIPGLPSCQAVAAGEGLRRGVRRSFEAAGFDISNILSLEASKAGYRGGDAWLDEVMDHVAVNRGLLARGVSRLAALVGAGNSPGALPESGDAPGHGVTEAGGSWLSPAQGTYLAWWDASPLCRFFKLDAEQLNRRIRDEAGVFFSSGPQFGAGGEGFLRVNLGCSREMLREALERLEAWLTKVVAAEPGVR; encoded by the coding sequence ATGAGTATACAATTTTATAACCGTCGGGGTACGGGATCAATTAAGTGGGATAGGATCGGTGAGGATGTGCTGCCCCTGTGGGTTGCGGATATGGATGTGGCCAGCCCGGAGGTGATAACTGAGGCGATCAGCCGCCGGTTGCAGCATCCGGTTTTTGGTTACACCGACCCGGATGATGAGTTTTTCCGGAGCTTTGCGGAGTGGACCGCCCGCCGCCAGGGTTGGCGGCCCGAGCGGAAATGGCAGCTCTATGCCCCGGGGATGATGCCCGCCGTCCGGGCCCTGGTGGCCGGGTTTGCTGAACCGAGTCAGGGGGTGATCGTTCAATCCCCGGTATACCATCCCTTTTTCACCGCGGTGACCGGCCAGGGGCGTAAGCTCTTGGAGAATCCCCTGGTACGCCGGGAGGATGGAGGGTACGAGATGAATCTCCGGGAACTTGAGCAGTTGGCGGCTCTGCCCGATGCCCGGGTACTCCTGCTCTGCTCCCCCCATAACCCCGTAGGCAGGGTTTGGACCGTCGGCGAGCTGGAGGCCATGATGAATATCGTGGTGGAGCATAATCTGGTGGTGGTGGCTGACGAAATTCACGGGGACCTTATATTGCCGGGGAACCGGTTTGAATCCCTGGGTCGGTTTTTGACCCGGGAACCCTGGGCTGACCGGGCTGAAGACTCGGTGGTGGTGCTCCAGTCTCCGGGAAAGACCTTCAATATACCGGGGCTGCCGAGCTGCCAGGCTGTGGCTGCCGGTGAAGGTCTCAGGCGGGGGGTGCGCCGGTCCTTCGAAGCGGCGGGGTTTGATATTTCTAATATTCTGAGCCTGGAGGCCTCCAAGGCGGGGTACCGGGGTGGCGATGCCTGGTTGGATGAGGTGATGGATCATGTGGCGGTAAACCGGGGGCTGCTTGCCCGGGGAGTGTCCCGCCTGGCGGCCCTGGTAGGAGCCGGTAATAGTCCGGGAGCCCTCCCGGAATCCGGGGACGCCCCGGGGCATGGGGTGACGGAAGCTGGGGGATCCTGGCTCAGCCCGGCCCAGGGAACCTATCTGGCCTGGTGGGATGCATCGCCCCTCTGCCGGTTTTTTAAGCTCGATGCGGAGCAGTTGAACCGCAGGATACGGGATGAGGCTGGGGTGTTTTTCAGCAGCGGACCCCAGTTCGGCGCCGGGGGGGAAGGGTTTCTCCGGGTTAATCTCGGGTGCTCCCGGGAGATGCTGAGGGAGGCTTTGGAACGTCTGGAGGCCTGGCTGACCAAGGTAGTGGCAGCGGAGCCAGGGGTCAGGTGA
- a CDS encoding mechanosensitive ion channel family protein has product MQNLLSSVNFETLLTTETLLQLVQGILILVGGYILTRFVGFILRRYLLKPLSDQLRMLIDKLVRYTLMLLIFFFALTSLGIDATPLLGAAGILGVALSFASQASLSNMVSGVFLISEKPFVVGDIIKVGDKTGIVQSIDLLSVKIRTFDNQYIRIPSEKILNAEVTNITRFPIRRQDFKFTLAFDADTDLVTSILEDINAQNIYCLNEPAPLILFTGFGPSGIEVLFGVWFSKTDYVVTRNSVLTMLTQRLSQAGITFQMPKYQIQQVPEPPMP; this is encoded by the coding sequence ATGCAGAACCTCCTATCCTCGGTTAATTTTGAAACCCTACTCACCACCGAAACCCTGCTCCAACTGGTCCAGGGCATACTCATCCTGGTAGGGGGCTACATCCTTACCCGATTTGTGGGATTCATCCTCCGCCGCTACCTGCTCAAGCCTCTCTCAGACCAGCTCCGCATGCTCATCGACAAACTTGTCCGATACACCCTGATGCTGCTCATATTTTTCTTCGCCCTTACCAGCCTTGGAATCGACGCCACCCCCCTCTTGGGAGCTGCGGGAATCCTGGGGGTTGCCCTGAGCTTTGCAAGTCAGGCGAGCCTCTCGAATATGGTCAGCGGCGTCTTCCTGATCTCGGAAAAGCCCTTCGTGGTAGGGGATATCATCAAGGTCGGGGATAAAACCGGCATCGTCCAGTCCATCGACCTGCTCTCGGTCAAGATTCGCACCTTCGATAACCAGTACATTCGAATCCCCAGCGAAAAAATACTCAACGCCGAGGTTACCAACATTACGCGGTTTCCCATCCGCCGCCAGGACTTCAAATTTACCCTGGCCTTCGATGCCGATACCGACCTTGTCACCAGCATTCTGGAGGATATAAATGCCCAGAACATCTACTGCCTGAACGAACCGGCGCCCCTCATCCTCTTTACCGGCTTCGGTCCATCGGGCATCGAGGTGCTCTTCGGGGTCTGGTTCAGCAAAACCGACTACGTGGTTACCCGGAACAGCGTCCTCACCATGCTCACCCAGCGGCTGTCCCAGGCCGGCATCACCTTCCAGATGCCCAAGTACCAAATTCAGCAGGTCCCCGAACCACCCATGCCCTAG
- a CDS encoding DUF432 domain-containing protein, whose amino-acid sequence MKNTDLWGPIRTDDTTCLYWSFPQCELWIRRVTDEWFVLTQHAQDYALPVATHHTTDNLPLEAAIPVDPPEVNGWSRFVTLQQDELGLLPALPDRPLVIRPSMSSTLLPGRWAQFFLAIPVWANLVTLKSKEQTIFQEIPLTLLSNTWFGNTTGGELCYALDTPFHRSPDEIQKNPVTAICPLTIKNSSKELLQFQRLCLHVENLELYQEETQLWTNQITVTYKGAELLSQIDIKKTPARESQGKTTRLRTARVPANKGAIRKTFDRFKEITGL is encoded by the coding sequence ATGAAGAACACCGATTTATGGGGCCCCATCCGGACTGATGACACCACATGCCTCTACTGGTCCTTTCCCCAATGCGAACTCTGGATACGCCGCGTCACAGACGAGTGGTTCGTCCTCACCCAGCACGCCCAGGACTACGCCCTGCCCGTAGCAACCCACCACACCACCGATAACCTACCCCTGGAAGCGGCAATCCCTGTGGATCCCCCGGAGGTCAACGGCTGGAGCCGCTTCGTAACCCTCCAACAGGATGAATTAGGTCTGCTGCCGGCTCTCCCGGACCGTCCCCTGGTCATACGCCCCAGCATGTCCTCCACCCTGCTGCCCGGCCGGTGGGCACAGTTTTTTCTCGCAATACCCGTTTGGGCCAACCTTGTCACCCTGAAATCCAAGGAACAGACCATCTTCCAGGAGATCCCCCTGACCCTGCTCTCCAACACCTGGTTCGGGAACACCACCGGGGGTGAACTATGCTACGCCCTGGACACCCCCTTCCACCGCAGCCCCGATGAAATCCAGAAAAACCCGGTCACCGCCATCTGTCCCCTGACCATCAAGAACAGCTCCAAGGAGCTCCTCCAGTTTCAGCGTCTCTGTCTGCATGTGGAAAACCTGGAACTCTATCAGGAGGAGACACAGCTCTGGACGAATCAGATTACTGTTACCTACAAGGGAGCGGAGCTGCTCAGCCAGATCGACATAAAAAAGACCCCGGCCAGAGAATCCCAGGGAAAAACAACCAGATTGCGGACAGCCAGGGTTCCTGCAAACAAGGGCGCCATCCGAAAAACCTTCGACCGATTCAAAGAAATCACGGGTCTATAA
- a CDS encoding ABC transporter permease, with the protein MPGSIKTVLHRTISLGIMILLWKLVSLGIVSSALPPPEAVFARAVLLTSQGRLIIHSLATLGRTLAGVGIASLFALPLGILSGRKPLADTLMTPGFYILFPVPKIALLPVLFLLFGIGELSRVLIVALVLFFQIVLAIRDAAKGIPRELIETFTTMGGRGLKKVTLLLIPAILPAFFTALRIGIGTALAVLFFAETFFTRHGLGFFTMDAWMRIDYLDMYAGILGLSVLGWILFGITDLLQKRYTRADM; encoded by the coding sequence ATGCCCGGAAGCATAAAAACCGTGCTCCACCGGACGATCTCCCTGGGTATCATGATCCTGCTCTGGAAGCTGGTATCCCTGGGAATCGTCAGTAGCGCCCTGCCGCCCCCGGAAGCCGTCTTCGCTCGGGCTGTGCTTCTTACCAGTCAGGGACGGCTCATCATCCACAGCCTGGCCACCCTGGGAAGGACCCTCGCCGGGGTAGGTATCGCGAGTCTATTTGCCCTGCCTCTTGGCATTCTCAGCGGACGAAAACCCCTGGCCGACACCCTCATGACCCCGGGATTCTACATTCTGTTCCCGGTTCCCAAAATCGCCCTATTACCTGTTCTGTTCCTGCTCTTCGGCATCGGCGAACTCTCCCGGGTCCTCATCGTTGCCCTGGTGCTGTTCTTCCAGATTGTACTGGCCATCCGGGATGCTGCAAAAGGCATTCCCCGGGAGCTGATAGAAACCTTTACCACCATGGGCGGCCGCGGGCTTAAAAAAGTCACCCTCCTGCTGATCCCGGCCATCCTGCCCGCCTTCTTTACCGCCCTGCGCATCGGCATCGGCACAGCCCTGGCTGTACTGTTTTTTGCCGAGACCTTTTTCACCCGCCATGGCCTGGGCTTCTTCACCATGGATGCCTGGATGAGAATCGACTATTTGGATATGTACGCAGGAATTCTGGGCCTTTCAGTCTTGGGGTGGATTCTCTTCGGTATTACCGACTTGTTGCAAAAACGGTACACCCGGGCGGATATGTGA
- a CDS encoding ABC transporter ATP-binding protein, translated as MAVVPAMVQAENLSAGYRDAPEVFRGVNLSVHPGDCLVVLGISGCGKSTLLRTLADLHQPSSGRVVRSYKPHQMSFIPQHTSLFPWFSLEENVALPLTLQGIQKQPRIAAARQALDSVDLGDFTTRRTSQLSGGQLQRAALARALAGQAKLLLLDEPFSALDAMTRESLQDLLASLIQSRNLGCILVTHSIEEAAIMGTQIGILTPRGLEILREPVDPPQKTTPQVVSRPPRSSALEGRTSPGYFHRCRTIRTRLEELQCPEA; from the coding sequence ATGGCAGTTGTCCCGGCAATGGTGCAAGCAGAGAACCTCTCCGCCGGCTATCGGGATGCCCCGGAGGTATTTCGTGGGGTGAATCTATCTGTACACCCCGGGGACTGCCTTGTCGTACTGGGTATTTCGGGTTGCGGGAAAAGCACCCTTCTGCGGACCCTTGCCGATCTTCACCAGCCATCCTCAGGCAGGGTTGTCCGCAGCTACAAACCCCACCAGATGAGCTTCATCCCCCAGCACACAAGCCTGTTCCCCTGGTTCTCCCTGGAGGAAAACGTAGCCCTGCCCCTTACCCTCCAGGGCATACAGAAACAACCCAGGATCGCCGCAGCCCGGCAGGCCTTGGATAGTGTTGATCTGGGTGATTTCACGACCCGGCGCACATCCCAGCTCAGCGGGGGACAGCTGCAACGGGCCGCCTTGGCCAGGGCCTTGGCAGGGCAGGCCAAACTGCTGCTGTTGGACGAACCCTTCTCCGCCCTGGATGCCATGACCCGGGAATCCCTGCAAGACCTCCTCGCCTCCCTTATCCAATCCCGGAATCTTGGCTGTATCCTGGTCACCCACAGCATTGAAGAAGCGGCCATAATGGGAACCCAAATCGGGATACTGACCCCCCGGGGACTGGAAATCCTTAGGGAACCGGTAGACCCGCCCCAAAAAACCACCCCGCAGGTTGTCTCCAGACCTCCCCGGTCCTCTGCCCTGGAGGGGCGTACCAGCCCCGGGTACTTTCACCGATGCAGGACCATTCGAACCCGCTTGGAGGAACTGCAATGCCCGGAAGCATAA
- a CDS encoding ABC transporter substrate-binding protein, whose product MGNNLSKFIHDLRVPRFSPAPDVERLKGSCAGSPSRVPPAPGAAGGISSGIGRAAGLLLGFLLALPLPLVGGSAREAGSPPGEEQQAPALKSLTLGLMPAVNSIPLLVAQHLGYFQEEGLRVTLELFTNQMYRETALQTETIDGSVSDLINAISAVQQGFPLSVTSTTQGRFALVTSPASDITTLEEWNAHPGPIDTGLLEQSIIYYVTEAMLSQSGGNTQTINLVSVLQMPLRIEMLLAGKLQAACLPEPLTRIVTAAGGHIITETTVLDQTPGVLLFTQRAIQEKPAEIHAFYRAYNRAVQALTENPQAYTDIIIQGLGFPAPTRESIQLPDFTQALPPSPETYQSVLDWMQSKGLLTDPPVYSQVIDTRFVQED is encoded by the coding sequence ATGGGTAATAATTTATCGAAATTCATACATGATTTACGTGTTCCCCGGTTCAGCCCGGCTCCTGATGTAGAGCGGCTCAAGGGCTCCTGTGCGGGTTCCCCATCCCGGGTACCCCCGGCGCCTGGGGCGGCTGGGGGCATTTCCTCCGGTATCGGAAGGGCAGCGGGACTGCTCTTGGGGTTTTTGCTGGCGCTTCCCTTGCCTTTGGTTGGCGGTTCGGCCCGGGAGGCCGGGTCGCCGCCAGGGGAGGAGCAACAGGCACCAGCACTAAAGAGCCTTACCCTGGGCCTCATGCCGGCGGTCAATTCAATCCCGCTCCTTGTGGCTCAACATCTGGGGTATTTCCAAGAAGAGGGCCTTAGGGTCACCCTGGAGTTGTTTACCAACCAGATGTACCGGGAAACGGCGTTACAAACCGAGACCATCGACGGCTCGGTATCGGACCTGATCAATGCCATCAGTGCAGTCCAGCAGGGGTTCCCTCTCTCGGTGACCTCCACAACCCAGGGCCGCTTCGCCCTGGTTACCAGCCCGGCCTCGGATATTACAACCTTGGAGGAATGGAACGCCCACCCCGGGCCCATCGATACCGGGCTCCTGGAACAGTCTATTATTTACTACGTAACCGAGGCCATGCTCAGCCAATCCGGCGGTAATACCCAAACCATCAATCTGGTGTCCGTCCTGCAAATGCCCCTGCGCATCGAGATGCTTCTGGCCGGAAAACTCCAGGCCGCCTGCCTTCCCGAACCCCTGACCCGGATCGTTACCGCAGCGGGAGGTCATATCATCACGGAAACAACGGTTCTAGACCAAACCCCGGGGGTTCTCCTGTTCACCCAACGGGCCATCCAGGAAAAGCCTGCAGAAATTCATGCCTTTTATCGGGCCTATAACCGTGCCGTCCAAGCCCTAACTGAAAATCCCCAGGCTTACACCGACATCATTATCCAAGGTCTCGGATTTCCAGCCCCCACCAGGGAATCCATCCAGCTTCCGGATTTCACCCAGGCCCTGCCTCCCAGCCCGGAGACCTATCAGTCCGTATTGGATTGGATGCAGAGTAAGGGTTTACTCACCGATCCGCCGGTCTACAGCCAGGTGATCGACACCCGGTTTGTACAGGAAGACTAA
- the zupT gene encoding zinc transporter ZupT, giving the protein MITTTNILFAFGLTLFAGLATGIGSTLAFFTKQTNPRFLAGALGFSAGVMIYVSLVEIFAKAYTSLAEVVGPKTGYWYTTLAFFGGIALIAIIDKLVPSFENPHEPRQMGEAEPQGQPHPHSHAALLRMGVFSALAIAIHNFPEGLATFIGALEDPALGIGIAVAIAIHNIPEGIAVSVPIYYATKSRRKAFGLSFLSGLAEPIGAALGYFVLLPFMNDLVFGLLFAGVAGIMVFISLDELLPTAEKYGEHHIAIYGLVGGMAVMALSLALFV; this is encoded by the coding sequence ATGATAACTACAACGAATATTCTATTTGCCTTCGGGCTTACCCTATTTGCCGGATTAGCCACCGGCATCGGCAGCACCCTGGCGTTTTTTACAAAACAAACCAACCCACGGTTCCTGGCGGGAGCGTTGGGTTTTTCAGCCGGGGTTATGATTTATGTCTCCCTGGTGGAGATATTCGCCAAGGCGTACACCTCCCTAGCTGAGGTCGTGGGACCGAAAACCGGGTATTGGTATACCACCCTGGCCTTTTTCGGGGGAATCGCCCTCATCGCTATCATCGATAAGCTGGTACCCAGTTTCGAAAATCCCCACGAACCCCGTCAAATGGGGGAGGCTGAGCCTCAGGGACAGCCCCATCCCCACAGCCACGCGGCCCTGCTGAGGATGGGCGTATTTTCCGCCCTGGCCATCGCCATCCATAACTTTCCCGAGGGCCTTGCCACCTTTATCGGGGCATTGGAGGATCCCGCCCTGGGCATCGGGATTGCCGTAGCCATTGCCATCCACAATATTCCCGAGGGTATCGCGGTTTCCGTCCCGATTTACTATGCTACCAAGAGTAGAAGGAAGGCCTTCGGTCTGTCCTTCCTCTCCGGTCTGGCAGAGCCGATAGGTGCAGCCTTGGGGTATTTTGTGCTCCTTCCCTTTATGAACGACCTGGTTTTCGGGCTGCTCTTTGCGGGCGTGGCGGGCATTATGGTGTTCATTTCCTTGGACGAGTTGCTTCCCACTGCAGAAAAATATGGCGAGCACCATATTGCGATCTACGGCCTGGTGGGTGGTATGGCGGTCATGGCCTTAAGTCTGGCTCTTTTTGTCTAA